The Mycolicibacterium insubricum DNA segment GTGCAGAGCAACCACGAGGGCGAGCTCATCGACGCGATCCAGTCGGCCCGCACCGACTGCGCCGGCATCATCATCAACCCGGGCGGATACAGCCACACCTCGGTTGCGCTCGCCGATGCGCTTGCCGCCGTTGATCTTCCGGTTGCCGAGGTGCACCTGAGCAACATCGCCCGCCGCGAGGCGTTCCGGCACCACTCCTACGTGTCGGCGGTGGCGCAGACCGTCATCTCCGGCGCCGGGCCGCTCGGCTACGAGTTCGCCGTCGCCTACCTGGCCGATCGGCTGACGGCGTGAGCAGACCCGCCACCGTCCGCTACGCCGGCTACCTGGCCGCCGCGGAGGGTGCGGCCGGGCTGATCGTCGCCGCGGTCTACCTGGTCGCCGCGCTGACCGGCGCCGGCCGCGGCCTGGTGCGCGGACCGTCGGGCGCGGAGAACTTCAGCGCCGGCACCGCCGCCTGGTTCGCCGTGATGGGCGCCGGGGTCGGTGCGGCGGGCGTTGCGCTGATCACCGGCCGGCGCTGGGGCCGGGGCCTGGCGGTGTTCGCCAACCTGCTGCTGCTCGGCGTGGCCTGGTACATCCGCACCTCCGACCAGCTGGTGTGGGCGGTGCTGGTCGCGGCGGTGGCGATCACCGTACTGGGCCTGCTGTTTTCCCCGTCGGCGATCGGCTGGGTCGCCCGCAGCGGCTGACCGGGCTGCGTACCCGGTCAGGCCGGGCCGGCCAGGTCGGTCAGCGCTCGCCCGGAGACCCGGTAGGTCGTCCACTCCGACTGCGGGACCCCGCCGACGGCGTCATACAGCGTGATCGCGTCGGTGTTCCAGTTCAGCACCGCCCAGCTC contains these protein-coding regions:
- the aroQ gene encoding type II 3-dehydroquinate dehydratase, which codes for MTDRRLLLLNGPNLNLLGTREPEIYGSTTLEQIVQRVGSVAAAHGFEVRAVQSNHEGELIDAIQSARTDCAGIIINPGGYSHTSVALADALAAVDLPVAEVHLSNIARREAFRHHSYVSAVAQTVISGAGPLGYEFAVAYLADRLTA